One Candidatus Binatia bacterium DNA window includes the following coding sequences:
- the ruvA gene encoding Holliday junction ATP-dependent DNA helicase RuvA produces the protein MIGHLKGTLESKSPGGVVVDVHGVGYELLVSLQSFARLPEPGAAVDLWTVTWVREDSIELYGFVDRTERELFRLLVTVSGIGPKLALAILSGLPVPELRRALEAEDVARLQAIPGVGRKTAGRLVVELRDRVGRIPSEENGRDAHLREAVLALVNLGYRAGDAQRAVEAARRAGRERIEDLIREALRQLGR, from the coding sequence ATGATCGGCCACCTGAAGGGGACGCTCGAGTCGAAGAGCCCCGGGGGCGTGGTCGTGGACGTGCACGGTGTCGGGTACGAGCTTCTCGTTTCCCTTCAGTCGTTCGCAAGGTTGCCGGAACCGGGAGCTGCCGTCGACCTCTGGACCGTGACCTGGGTTCGAGAGGATTCGATCGAGCTCTACGGGTTCGTCGACCGCACCGAGCGAGAGCTTTTCCGGCTTCTCGTGACCGTTTCGGGCATCGGGCCCAAGCTCGCCCTGGCCATCCTCTCCGGGCTTCCGGTCCCCGAGCTACGGCGGGCACTCGAAGCGGAGGACGTGGCCAGGTTGCAGGCCATTCCGGGGGTGGGACGCAAGACGGCCGGCAGGCTCGTCGTCGAGCTGAGAGATCGGGTAGGACGAATCCCCTCCGAGGAGAACGGAAGGGACGCGCACCTCCGGGAGGCCGTTCTGGCGCTGGTGAACCTCGGGTACAGGGCGGGAGACGCGCAGAGGGCGGTCGAGGCGGCCCGGCGGGCCGGCCGGGAGAGGATCGAAGACTTGATCCGCGAAGCTCTCCGCCAGCTCGGGCGTTGA
- the ruvC gene encoding crossover junction endodeoxyribonuclease RuvC codes for MAEGRFRGRVPRILGVDPGTVRTGWGVVEKGPRGLSCVAGGAIELRGSRSERLGRICRELVDIARRYRPTAVSLEKAFAAANLQAALRLGEARGAVLAAAALAGLEVFEYSPAEIKLAVVGYGRAEKQQVQAMTRHLLALPCPPGPDEADALASAICHLHVADVRERVGGSFSVARKGGGRRA; via the coding sequence GTGGCGGAGGGGCGGTTTCGGGGGAGGGTGCCGAGGATTCTGGGCGTGGACCCGGGGACGGTCCGGACGGGTTGGGGGGTGGTGGAGAAAGGCCCCCGCGGGCTTTCGTGCGTGGCCGGTGGCGCGATAGAGCTCCGGGGCTCGCGGTCCGAGAGGCTCGGGCGGATCTGCCGGGAGCTCGTGGACATCGCTCGACGCTATCGGCCGACGGCCGTGAGCCTCGAGAAAGCCTTCGCTGCCGCCAACCTCCAGGCCGCGCTGCGGCTCGGAGAGGCCCGGGGTGCGGTACTCGCGGCAGCTGCGCTCGCGGGGCTCGAGGTTTTCGAATACAGTCCCGCGGAAATCAAGCTTGCCGTCGTGGGTTACGGCCGAGCGGAAAAGCAACAGGTGCAGGCCATGACGCGACACCTCCTCGCGCTCCCCTGCCCTCCGGGGCCGGACGAGGCGGACGCGCTCGCCTCCGCCATCTGCCACCTGCACGTGGCCGACGTCCGCGAGCGGGTCGGAGGCTCCTTTTCGGTCGCGCGCAAGGGGGGAGGGAGGAGGGCATGA
- a CDS encoding putative transcriptional regulatory protein, giving the protein MSGHSKWSTIRHKKAVKDARKGKLFTKLIREITVAARLGGGDVNSNPRLRTAVQMARQNSMPSENIERAIKKGTGELEGESYEEVVYEGYGPGGVAVLLTCLTDNKNRTVAEIRKLFERHGGSLGESNCVAWMFRKTGVLTVDRSKVDEERLIEVALEAGASDVVEADEYFEVLTPPEAFEAVRTAMEEAGIPVESAEVTMRATGTVSVTGKEAEQTLRLLEALEEHDDVQSVASNFDIPREEMERLSA; this is encoded by the coding sequence ATGTCCGGCCACTCGAAATGGAGTACGATTCGCCACAAGAAAGCCGTCAAGGACGCACGCAAGGGGAAACTTTTCACGAAGCTCATCCGGGAAATCACGGTGGCTGCCAGGCTCGGGGGCGGAGACGTGAATTCCAACCCGAGGCTCAGGACGGCCGTGCAAATGGCCCGTCAGAACAGCATGCCGAGCGAAAACATCGAGCGGGCCATCAAGAAAGGGACCGGCGAGCTCGAAGGGGAGTCCTACGAGGAGGTCGTCTACGAGGGGTACGGCCCGGGCGGGGTAGCGGTGTTGCTCACGTGCTTGACGGACAACAAGAACAGGACGGTCGCGGAAATTCGCAAGCTCTTCGAGCGGCACGGGGGCAGCCTCGGCGAGAGCAACTGCGTCGCGTGGATGTTCCGAAAGACGGGTGTCCTCACCGTGGACCGCTCCAAGGTGGACGAGGAACGGCTCATCGAAGTGGCGCTCGAAGCGGGAGCTTCGGACGTCGTGGAAGCGGACGAATACTTCGAGGTTCTCACGCCCCCGGAGGCTTTCGAAGCGGTCCGGACGGCAATGGAAGAGGCGGGAATCCCGGTGGAGTCGGCCGAAGTGACGATGCGGGCGACCGGCACCGTCAGCGTGACGGGCAAAGAGGCGGAACAGACCTTGCGACTTCTCGAGGCTCTCGAGGAGCACGACGACGTGCAGAGCGTCGCCTCGAACTTCGACATCCCGCGCGAGGAAATGGAACGGCTCAGCGCGTGA
- a CDS encoding NAD-dependent dehydratase, translating into MRRVLITGISGGLGRLVARRLHGRVEVLGVDRAPWRRPPKGIRIHPLDLRKKKFEDLIRTERPDAIVHLGFVRHFRTEPALRHEVNVLGTRRVLEYAVEYGVRQVVVFSSSYVYGALPENSYYLDEDAPLNVSRTYPEVRDLAEVDMLATAFLWRHPDLGVVVLRPVNILGPTVRSAISQYLRMEYVPTVLGFNPMMQFVHEEDVADAIVLALEHELRGIFNLVGPGAVPLHVAIRETGGVPVPLPEFVLRRTIRRLFRWRLFPFPDGAVDFVKYPCTLDGRRFVAETGFRPRHSLPDVFAKFGRGDDAWR; encoded by the coding sequence ATGCGACGCGTACTCATCACGGGGATATCCGGGGGGCTCGGCCGGCTCGTGGCACGTCGCCTCCACGGACGCGTGGAAGTGCTCGGAGTGGACCGGGCACCGTGGCGCCGACCTCCGAAGGGAATTCGAATCCACCCGCTCGACCTCCGAAAGAAGAAGTTCGAGGACCTGATCCGCACGGAGCGCCCCGACGCCATCGTCCACCTGGGATTCGTACGACACTTCCGCACCGAACCCGCCCTCCGGCACGAGGTCAACGTACTGGGAACGAGGAGGGTCCTCGAATACGCCGTCGAATACGGCGTCCGGCAGGTCGTCGTCTTTTCGAGCTCGTACGTCTACGGCGCCCTACCCGAGAACTCGTACTACCTCGACGAAGACGCGCCGCTCAACGTGAGCCGCACGTACCCCGAGGTACGGGACCTGGCCGAGGTGGACATGCTGGCAACGGCGTTCCTCTGGCGGCACCCCGACCTGGGGGTCGTCGTCCTGCGCCCGGTCAACATCCTCGGACCTACGGTCCGTAGTGCCATCAGCCAGTATTTGCGAATGGAGTACGTTCCCACCGTCCTCGGCTTCAACCCGATGATGCAGTTCGTGCACGAAGAAGACGTCGCCGACGCGATCGTGCTCGCACTCGAGCACGAGCTGCGGGGGATCTTCAACCTGGTCGGTCCGGGGGCGGTACCGCTCCACGTGGCCATTCGAGAAACGGGTGGGGTGCCCGTCCCGCTACCCGAGTTCGTCCTCCGGAGAACCATCCGGCGGCTTTTCCGGTGGAGGTTGTTCCCGTTCCCCGACGGAGCCGTCGACTTCGTCAAATACCCCTGCACGCTCGACGGACGCCGGTTCGTCGCCGAGACGGGCTTCCGGCCCCGCCACTCGCTTCCGGACGTTTTTGCGAAGTTCGGCCGGGGGGACGACGCATGGCGGTGA
- the sppA gene encoding protease IV, translating to MRRAVRRLLLFASLLVLAWIVYRQWIGARVEDGSFLLFDFHGSWDEGPPDSELTRFFFPGKLTAVEALHLLDRASSDPRLSGLVVRVRSPEIGWARAEEFRESFLRFREAGKSVVSLLETEAPLANRDFFLASAGSPLYVSPGTTAPLLGLSLRYLFFGELFEKLGVHFYVARTGPYKTGPDFLTGRGMSKQHREMAESLLESVRTSFVSALARARKLPDGRVLEIFENAPSRPEDFVRLGLADGVRSLSEIRARDLAHAPLVDLETYHRSQSGILRRPRHAVAVVPVDGTITLDGPPAAGAAATELVRALEAALSDPDVRAILVRVHSPGGSALASDLVWRAIREAGEKKPVVASLSDVAASGGYYLACGADLVFASETSLTGSIGVFYVRPNLRDALEKAGVRVEVLSRDRYATIHDPFSPLDEAARRRIEEEIDDVYDLFLERVATSRRSSREEVERVAGGRVWTGRQAVDLGLVDAIGGFSDALAAAKERAGIPAREPVRLVFYPAARAPWERIREMARPSLSPARGVLSESLERLRELGRHLRPGPWALMPERILLE from the coding sequence GTGCGCCGAGCCGTCCGGAGACTTCTTCTTTTCGCATCCCTGCTCGTCCTCGCGTGGATCGTCTACCGGCAATGGATCGGGGCCCGTGTCGAAGACGGCAGCTTCCTTTTGTTCGACTTCCACGGCTCCTGGGACGAGGGGCCGCCCGATTCGGAGTTGACCCGGTTCTTCTTCCCCGGAAAGCTCACGGCCGTCGAGGCACTCCACCTCCTCGACCGGGCCTCCTCGGACCCGAGGCTTTCCGGCCTCGTCGTGAGGGTACGTAGCCCCGAAATCGGCTGGGCCCGGGCCGAGGAATTCCGCGAGAGCTTTCTCCGTTTCCGAGAGGCGGGAAAGAGCGTCGTCTCTCTTCTCGAGACGGAGGCGCCCCTCGCCAACCGAGATTTCTTTCTCGCATCGGCGGGTTCACCGCTGTACGTTTCCCCGGGTACGACCGCGCCGCTGCTCGGCCTCTCGCTCCGTTACCTCTTTTTCGGCGAGCTCTTCGAGAAGCTCGGCGTGCACTTCTACGTGGCTCGAACCGGCCCGTACAAGACGGGTCCCGATTTCCTGACCGGACGGGGCATGTCGAAGCAACACCGCGAAATGGCCGAATCGTTGCTCGAAAGCGTGCGCACGTCCTTCGTCTCTGCGCTCGCCCGAGCCCGGAAGCTGCCCGACGGCCGGGTCCTCGAGATTTTCGAGAACGCCCCCTCACGCCCGGAGGACTTCGTTCGCCTCGGTCTCGCGGACGGCGTCCGGTCCCTGAGCGAGATTCGAGCTCGGGACCTGGCCCATGCTCCCCTGGTGGACCTCGAGACGTACCACCGGTCGCAGTCCGGGATTCTCCGGAGACCTCGCCACGCCGTGGCCGTCGTACCGGTCGACGGAACCATCACGCTCGACGGCCCGCCCGCCGCCGGCGCGGCCGCGACGGAACTCGTCCGAGCGCTCGAGGCCGCTCTCTCCGACCCCGATGTTCGTGCGATCCTCGTTCGCGTTCACAGTCCGGGAGGGTCGGCCCTCGCGTCCGACCTCGTCTGGCGAGCGATCCGGGAAGCCGGAGAGAAAAAGCCCGTCGTCGCCTCCCTCTCGGACGTCGCCGCATCGGGGGGGTACTACCTCGCCTGCGGTGCCGATCTCGTGTTCGCGTCGGAGACCTCTCTGACCGGGTCGATCGGCGTCTTCTACGTTCGACCGAACCTTCGGGACGCTCTCGAGAAAGCGGGAGTTCGCGTCGAAGTCCTCTCGAGAGACCGCTACGCCACGATCCACGACCCGTTCTCCCCGCTCGACGAGGCCGCCCGGCGTCGGATCGAAGAAGAAATCGACGACGTCTACGACCTTTTTCTCGAACGCGTCGCCACGAGCCGGCGGTCTTCCCGAGAGGAGGTCGAGCGGGTCGCCGGCGGGAGAGTGTGGACCGGTCGCCAGGCCGTGGACCTGGGGCTCGTCGACGCCATCGGGGGCTTTTCCGACGCGCTGGCGGCGGCGAAGGAACGCGCGGGGATCCCGGCGCGCGAACCCGTTCGTCTCGTCTTCTATCCCGCTGCCAGGGCACCGTGGGAACGTATCCGGGAAATGGCCCGTCCTTCCCTGTCTCCGGCCCGGGGGGTACTCTCCGAAAGCCTCGAGCGACTCCGCGAGCTCGGCAGACACCTGCGCCCGGGTCCGTGGGCGCTCATGCCGGAGCGGATCCTCCTGGAATAG
- a CDS encoding cytochrome-c peroxidase, with translation MKGFRIPPSFAPIGVSCKRREWKGLESILLSLLLSVGLAAAAGEKEAGRPEAEVLRSGSWSMELPLGLQADAAYVPESNPMTEAKIALGKLLYFDPRLSKDGTVSCASCHNPFHGFADPAPTSKGVRNQLGTRNSPTVINRLFSQEQFWDGRAKDLEEQVLGPLTNPVEMANASHDEAAQRIGKIAGYRPLFEKAFGDPKVDIERIAKAIAAYERTVVSGDSPFDRYQAGDRDAMSPSAVRGMELFNGKANCKACHSGFNFTDESYHNLGVGWGKDPGRFEVTKNEEDRGAFKTPTLRNVALTAPYMHDGSEATLEEVVEFYDRGGNKNPNLSPEMKPLGLSEQEKRDLVAFLHALTGPVRNAEPPASLPR, from the coding sequence ATGAAAGGGTTCCGGATTCCGCCGAGTTTCGCGCCGATCGGAGTTTCGTGCAAGCGTCGGGAGTGGAAAGGCCTCGAATCGATCCTGCTTTCTCTTCTCCTTTCGGTCGGTCTCGCGGCTGCCGCAGGAGAGAAAGAAGCCGGACGCCCGGAAGCCGAAGTTCTCCGGAGCGGTTCTTGGAGCATGGAATTGCCGCTCGGCCTGCAAGCCGACGCCGCCTACGTGCCCGAGTCGAACCCGATGACAGAGGCGAAAATCGCCCTGGGCAAACTCCTCTATTTCGACCCGCGGCTTTCGAAGGACGGCACGGTTTCGTGCGCGAGCTGCCACAATCCGTTCCACGGCTTCGCGGACCCGGCGCCTACCTCCAAAGGAGTGCGAAACCAACTCGGCACGCGGAACAGTCCTACGGTCATCAACCGCCTTTTCTCCCAGGAGCAGTTCTGGGACGGGCGGGCGAAAGACCTCGAGGAGCAAGTTCTGGGCCCGCTCACGAACCCCGTCGAGATGGCGAACGCGTCCCACGACGAGGCCGCGCAAAGGATCGGGAAGATCGCGGGTTATCGGCCTCTTTTCGAGAAAGCGTTCGGTGACCCGAAGGTCGACATCGAGCGGATCGCGAAGGCGATTGCCGCCTACGAGCGGACCGTCGTCTCGGGAGACAGCCCCTTCGACCGATACCAGGCGGGCGATCGAGACGCCATGAGTCCTTCGGCGGTCCGGGGCATGGAACTTTTCAACGGAAAGGCCAACTGCAAGGCCTGCCACTCGGGTTTCAACTTCACCGACGAGAGCTACCACAACCTGGGAGTCGGCTGGGGAAAGGATCCGGGCCGTTTCGAAGTGACGAAAAACGAAGAGGATCGCGGGGCGTTCAAGACACCGACGCTTCGAAACGTGGCGCTCACGGCGCCTTACATGCACGACGGCAGCGAGGCGACGCTCGAGGAAGTGGTGGAATTCTACGACCGGGGCGGCAACAAGAATCCGAACCTCTCCCCCGAAATGAAACCCCTCGGCCTGAGCGAGCAGGAAAAGCGGGACCTCGTGGCTTTCCTGCATGCCTTGACGGGCCCGGTGCGTAACGCGGAGCCGCCCGCGTCGCTCCCGCGCTGA
- a CDS encoding CoA transferase — translation MISVLEGIRVVEVADWGFVPSAGTVLADWGADVVKVEHPVRGDPIRGLVTSGIVPGARGVNFFVEQLGRNKRSIGLDLAKDEGREVLCRLVERADVFLTNFLPSARRRLRITYEDLKAVNPRIVYAKGHGQGQRGPDADKGGYDGASFWARGGIADRLTRPGEPLVMQRPAFGDFTGGMFLAGGIAAALFRRERTGKGGEVDVSLLGNAVWVLSPDIVAAMTYGFELPPSGVGGTPNPLVRIYACKDGKRISLMMLQEERFWPIFCRTIDRPDLLEDPRFATAEARKANVDELVRVLESVFAARTREEWARALRASDCIWAPVQSPSEVPDDPQVVANRYVLEFPHPAHGRFRVAASPVQFDNEAPEVRKAASESGADTEEVLLELGYGWEDIARLKDAQVVP, via the coding sequence ATGATTTCGGTTCTCGAGGGCATTCGGGTCGTGGAGGTCGCGGATTGGGGCTTCGTTCCTTCGGCCGGAACGGTTCTGGCCGATTGGGGAGCCGACGTCGTCAAGGTCGAGCATCCGGTTCGGGGAGACCCGATCCGAGGGCTCGTGACTTCGGGGATCGTCCCGGGAGCGCGCGGGGTCAACTTCTTCGTCGAGCAGCTCGGCCGGAACAAGCGCAGCATCGGTCTCGACCTGGCGAAGGACGAGGGAAGGGAGGTCCTCTGCCGGCTGGTCGAGCGTGCGGACGTCTTTCTCACGAACTTTCTGCCCTCGGCACGTCGCCGCCTGCGGATCACCTACGAAGATCTGAAGGCGGTCAACCCCAGGATCGTGTACGCGAAGGGGCACGGGCAGGGTCAGCGTGGCCCGGACGCCGACAAAGGCGGGTACGACGGTGCTTCGTTCTGGGCTCGAGGGGGGATCGCGGACCGGCTGACGCGTCCGGGAGAGCCGCTCGTCATGCAGCGCCCGGCATTCGGAGACTTCACGGGCGGGATGTTCCTGGCCGGTGGCATCGCGGCGGCGCTCTTTCGGCGGGAAAGGACCGGCAAGGGCGGGGAAGTGGACGTGTCGCTCCTGGGAAACGCCGTGTGGGTGCTTTCCCCGGACATCGTGGCAGCGATGACGTACGGGTTCGAGCTGCCGCCGTCGGGAGTGGGAGGCACACCGAACCCCCTGGTTCGCATCTACGCGTGCAAGGACGGCAAGCGGATCAGCCTGATGATGTTGCAGGAAGAGCGATTCTGGCCGATTTTCTGCCGGACGATCGACCGTCCCGACCTTCTGGAAGATCCCCGCTTCGCGACTGCCGAGGCCCGGAAGGCCAACGTCGACGAGCTCGTGCGTGTTCTCGAGAGCGTTTTCGCCGCCCGCACGCGAGAGGAATGGGCCCGGGCGCTGCGCGCCTCGGATTGTATCTGGGCACCCGTGCAATCCCCCTCCGAGGTTCCCGACGACCCGCAGGTCGTGGCGAACCGGTACGTTCTGGAGTTTCCGCATCCCGCGCACGGGCGGTTTCGAGTGGCCGCGAGTCCCGTGCAGTTCGACAACGAGGCTCCCGAGGTGCGGAAAGCGGCCTCCGAGAGCGGGGCGGACACCGAAGAGGTCCTGCTGGAACTCGGCTACGGTTGGGAAGACATCGCGCGACTCAAGGACGCACAAGTCGTCCCCTAG
- a CDS encoding 3-hydroxyacyl-CoA dehydrogenase produces the protein MGRRLEGKVAVVTGAGRGIGRAVAELLAREGAAVVVNDLGVEVDGRGAQQGPASEVAEKIRAEGGRAVPNFDNVADFEAARRIVETAVREFGRLDILVNVAGILRDRMIFNMTEEEWDAVVAVHLKGTFNCTRHAAVLMRQQRSGRIINFSSTSGLYGNSGQANYGAAKDGIAGLTRVVARDLGKYGVTVNAIAPAAATRMTATVPERARAVRASRGMAPPPPLRAEPEDVAPFVVYLATDRAADINGQTFFVMGGVVSWLPDPAPVRTIAKNGRWTPEEIATVFPRTLGMDLVNPAPPEETPSK, from the coding sequence GTGGGACGGAGGCTCGAGGGAAAAGTCGCGGTCGTGACCGGAGCCGGTCGGGGAATCGGCCGAGCCGTCGCCGAGCTCCTCGCCCGGGAAGGGGCCGCCGTCGTGGTGAACGACCTCGGCGTGGAGGTCGACGGCCGTGGGGCGCAGCAGGGGCCCGCTTCGGAAGTGGCCGAGAAGATCCGGGCTGAAGGAGGCCGTGCCGTGCCGAACTTCGACAACGTCGCGGACTTCGAGGCCGCCCGGCGGATCGTCGAGACGGCCGTCCGGGAGTTCGGCCGCCTCGACATTCTCGTCAACGTGGCCGGAATCCTCCGGGACCGGATGATCTTCAACATGACCGAGGAAGAATGGGACGCCGTCGTCGCGGTGCATCTCAAGGGCACGTTCAACTGCACCCGCCATGCTGCCGTCCTGATGCGACAGCAGCGTTCGGGCCGCATCATCAATTTTTCGTCCACTTCGGGTCTCTACGGGAACTCGGGCCAGGCCAACTACGGCGCGGCCAAAGACGGAATCGCAGGCCTGACGCGGGTCGTCGCACGTGACCTCGGGAAATACGGGGTGACCGTCAACGCCATCGCCCCCGCCGCAGCGACCCGCATGACGGCGACCGTGCCCGAGCGGGCGCGGGCGGTCCGGGCGAGCCGGGGAATGGCTCCGCCCCCGCCGCTCCGGGCGGAGCCGGAGGACGTCGCACCGTTCGTCGTCTACCTGGCCACGGACCGGGCCGCCGACATCAACGGGCAGACGTTTTTCGTGATGGGGGGCGTGGTTTCGTGGTTGCCGGACCCGGCCCCGGTGAGAACCATCGCGAAGAACGGTCGATGGACGCCCGAGGAGATCGCGACGGTCTTCCCCCGGACGCTGGGCATGGATCTGGTGAACCCCGCCCCGCCCGAGGAAACCCCCTCGAAGTAG